TCGCGAGCTGGATGATCCACTCCCCCAGGTCGGTCTCGGTGACGGTCATGCCCGCCGCCTCGAGGGCGGGGTTCAGGTGGATCTCCTCCGTCGCCATGGACTTGGACTTGACGACGCGGCGGACGCGGCGCGTGCGGGCGATCTCCAGGATGATCTGGCGGGCCTCGGCCGCGTCCGCGGCGGCGTGGAGGGTGCAGCCGGCAGCCCTGGCCGCCGTCACGAACCGGTCGAGGTAGCGGTCCAGGTGCCGGGTCACCTCGGCCTTGGCCGCCGCCGCGCGGTCCCGGAGCGCCTCCCCGTCCGGCAGGTCGGTGAAGGCGGTCTTGCGGAGGCCGATGAAGCGTGTGGTGGCCCGGGCCAGCGCCTCTTGCAGCTGGGCGTCCTTCAGGGCCCCTTCGGCTCGTGCCGGGAACGTTCCCGTGGCCTTCACCGCGGCAGCCCCGCGGCCATCAGCTCGGCCAGGTGGATGGCGCGAACGGGGCTCTTCACCCGGGCGAGCCCTCCTCGCAGGTGGATCAGGCACCCGGCATCACAGGCCGTGAGGATCCCGGCGCCGCTCCGGGCGATGCTGGCAAGTTTCTGGCCCATCACGGCCGTCGAGACCGCCCCCAGCTTCACGGCGAAGGTGCCGCCGAAGCCGCAGCACTCCTCCTCCTGATCGAGCGGGGCGAACTCGACGCCCCGGAGGCGGCGCAGGATCTGGCGGGGCGGATCGGCCACCCGGAGGCCCCGAAGCAGGTGGCAGGAGGCGTGGTAGGTGACGCGGCCGGAGCCCGTGCTGCCCAGGTCCGGGCAGCCCAGGGTCTCCCCGAAGAACTCGCTGAACTCGAAGACCCGGAGCGCGAAGGCCGCGGCCGCCCGGGGGGAGCCGGGCGGGTAGAGTTCCGGAGCTCCCACCCGGAGCATCCAGGCGCAGGACCCGGAGGGGACGAGGACCGGCCCCTCCCCGGCGAAGCGCCGTGCGGCGGTCTCGTACACGCGGCGGGCCTCCTCCCGGTAGCCGTTGTTGAAGAGAGGGAGGCCGCAGCAGGTCTGGCCCGGCGGACAGTCGAGGCGCACGCCGGCCCGGGCGAGGACCGCCGCGATGGCCTGCCCGACCTCGGGCAGGAAGAGGTCCACCAGGCAGGTGACGAAGAGGCTGGCGTGGCGGGCCCCGCTCATGGGGCCCCTTCGGGCGGGAGGGTCTCGGCGAGAAGCTCGGCCAGATGGCGGACGGCGATGGGCTTGCCCTGCTTGTGCACGGCCCCGCGGAGGTGCAGGAGGCAGCCGGGGGAATCCAGGACCAGCAGCGTCGCCCCGGTCCGCTCCACCGCCGCGAGCTTGCGCTCGAGCACGTGCCCGGCCACTTCGGGGTAGTCGGCGGAGAAGTGTCCCCCGAAGCCGCAGCACTCCCCCACCTCGTCCAGCTCCACGAGCCGGTACTTGGGCAGCGCGTTCAGGAGCCAGCGGGGCGGGTCCTTCAGGTTGAGGCGGCGGTAGGAGCTGCAGGAGTCGTGGTAGGTGATGAGGGTGGCGTCTGCGCGCGTGGCCGGCTCCGGGGCT
This sequence is a window from Candidatus Methylomirabilis sp.. Protein-coding genes within it:
- a CDS encoding (Fe-S)-binding protein — encoded protein: MSGARHASLFVTCLVDLFLPEVGQAIAAVLARAGVRLDCPPGQTCCGLPLFNNGYREEARRVYETAARRFAGEGPVLVPSGSCAWMLRVGAPELYPPGSPRAAAAFALRVFEFSEFFGETLGCPDLGSTGSGRVTYHASCHLLRGLRVADPPRQILRRLRGVEFAPLDQEEECCGFGGTFAVKLGAVSTAVMGQKLASIARSGAGILTACDAGCLIHLRGGLARVKSPVRAIHLAELMAAGLPR